The Acidimicrobiales bacterium genomic interval AGGCGACGGCGGCGCACACCCTCGTCGCGGTGGAGGTCGACTACGAGAACGTGGAGCGCGTGCGCAGGGCGCGCCGGGACGCCTTCAAGGCGGAGGAGGGGATCGGCCTCACCTACCTCCCCTTCGTCGCCCGCGCCGCGGTCGAGGTCCTGCGCAGCTACCACCACCTCAACTCGTCGGTGGGGGAGGACGCGCTCATCGTCCATCGCGACATCAACCTCGGCATCGCCGTGGACCTCGACAACGAGGGGCTCATCGTCCCGGTCGTGCACAACGCGGACGGTCAGTCGCTGCGGGGGCTCGCCCGCTCGATCGCCGACCTCGCCAGCCGGGCCCGAGCGCGCAAGCTCTCGGCGGACGACATCTCGGGCGGGACCTTCACGATCACGAACCCGGGGCCCTTCGGGACGCTCCTCACCTTCCCGATCATCGCCCAGCCGCAGGTCGCGATCCTCTCGACCGACGGCGTCCGCCGCCGGCCCGTCGTCGTCACCGCCTCGGACGGGACCGAGTCGATCGCCATCCACTCGGTCGGCACGCTCGGCCTCGCCTTCGACCACCGCGCCGTCGACGGCGCCTACGCGGCCCGCTACCTGCGCGACGTCGCCGCCGTGCTCGAGGGGCGCGACTGGTCGGCCGAGCTCTGACGGGCGTGGCCACGGCGCTGCGGGTTCGCGTCCTCGGGCGCGTCGAGTACCGGGAGGCGCTCGCCCTCCAGCACGCCCTCCACCGGCGTCGTGGGGAGGACTACCTCCTCCTGCTCGAGCACCCGCACGTCTACACCCTCGGCGTGCGAGCCCGGCGCGAGCACGTCCTCGTGCCGCCTGACGAGCTCGGGGGCGAGCTCGTCCGGGCGGATCGCGGCGGCGACGTCACCTACCACGGCCCGGGCCAGCTCGTCGGCTACCCGATCGTCGACGTGCCCCTCGGACCGGCTGCGGTGCCCTCCTTCGTCCACGGCGTCGAGCACCTCGTCATCGAGGCGCTGCGGCGCCTCGGGCTCGACGACGTGGGTCGCATCGAGGGCCTGCCCGGCGTGTGGGTCGCACCCGCCTCGCCCGCCGCCCGCAAGGTCTGCGCCGTGGGGGTGCGGGTGAGCCGCGGCCGCTCCATGCACGGCTTCGCGCTCAACGTCGATCCGGACCTGTCGATGTTCGAGCGCATCGTCCCGTGCGGGCTCGCGGGCCGGCCCGTCACCTCGCTCGCCGCCGAGGGCGTGCGAGCCTCGATGGCGGACGTCGTCGACGCCGTCGTCGAGGCGGCGGCGACGAGCCTGCCCGCCGCCAGCACCCCCCGGCGACAGGTCGAGCGCCAGGACTGCGCCCCGGCGCGCGCCGCCGAGCCCGAGGTGCACGCGACCGGGCCGGCGCGCCCGCTCGAGCGCCGGCTCGCTCGGGCGGGCGTCGACTCGCGTCGGGCGCTCCCGCTCGGCTCGCGCAAGCCCTCCTACCTGCGGGTCGAGGCACGGCTCGGCCCGGAGTACCTCGGGCTGCGCTCGACGCTGCGGGGGCTGAGCCTCACGACCGTGTGCGAGGAGGCGGGCTGCCCGAACATCTACGAGTGCTGGGCGGAGGGAACGGCGACGTTCATGATCAACGGGGAGCGCTGCACGCGCGCGTGCGGCTTCTGCCTCGTCGACACGCGCCGGCCCGGGCCGCTCGACCCCGAGGAGCCCGAGCACGTCGCCGCCGCGGTCGAGCGCCTGCGCCTCGCGCACGCCGTCGTCACCGCGGTCGCCCGCGACGACCTCGACGACGGCGGCGCCACGGCCTTCGCCGAGACGATCGCGGCGATCCGGCGGCGGTGCCCCTCGACGAGCGTCGAGGTGCTGATCCCCGACTGCAAGGGGAGGGAGGAGGCGCTGCGCACCATCTTCGACGCCGCGCCCGACGTGCTCAACCACAACCTCGAGACGGTCCTGCGCCTCCAGCGCGCCATCCGGCCTTCCGCCTCCTACGCGCGCTCGCTCGCGCTGCTGGCGCGGGCGAAGGCCGCCGGGCTCACGACGAAGTCGGGCCTCATCCTCGGCATGGGCGAGACCGACGCCGAGGTCCTCGGCGCCCTCGCGGACCTCGCGTCGGTCGGCGTGGACATCGTGACGCTCGGGCAGTACCTGCGGCCGAGCGCGGCGCACGTGCCCGTCGCCCGCTTCGTCCCGCCCGAGGGCTTCGAGGCGCTCGCCGCCGAGGCGCGGGCGATGGGCTTCCGCCACGTCGAGGCCTCCCCGCTCACCCGTTCGAGCTACCACGCGCGCCGGGCCGCCGCGGCGGTCGCCGCCGCTCAGCCGGCGGCGATCCGCCCCGCCTGAGCACCCCCGTCGCCATGGACGGTGCGCTCCCCGACCCCGCGCGTCTTCGGGCCCAGCGCCTCGCCGCCGTGCGCGACGCCATGGCCTCGGTCGGCGTCGACGCGCTGTGCTGTACGGGAGGAGCGGACCTCGCCTGGCTCACCGGCTACGAGGCGACCGCCCTCGAGCGACCGACCGTCCTCGTCGTCGAGCGCGACGGCGCGGCCACCCTCGTCGTCCCGGCGCTCGAGGCGCCGCGGGTCGGCGAGGACCCGCGCCTGTTTCGTCTGGCGCCCTGGCGCGACGGCGACGACCCGGTCACGCTCGTGGCGGACCTGCTTCGCGCGGCGGGCGACGTCGCCGTCTCGGACACTGCCCGGGCCGGCTTCCTCCTCGCTCTCGAGGCGGCCCTGCCCCAGGTCCGCTGGCGCGCGGCCTCGTCGATCACCGGGCCGCTGCGGGCCGTGAAGGACGCCCGTGAGCTCGCCGCGCTCGAGGCGGCCGGCGCGGCGGCCGACGAGGTCGCCAAGGCGCTGGTCGCGGGGGAGATCCCCCTCCTCGGGAGGACCGAGTCCGAGGTCGCGGCGGAGATCGGGCGGCGGCTCCTCGAGGTCGGCCACGCGGCGGTGAACTTCGCCATCGTCGGGAGCGGGCCGAACGCGGCGAGTCCGCACCACGAGCCCGGCCGCCGGCGCATCGGCCCGGGGGAGACCGTCGTCTGCGACTTCGGCGGCACCTTCCGCCTCGACGGCGACGTCGGCTACTGCTCCGACGTCACGCGCACCGTCGTCACCGGGGAGCCGACCGGTGAGCTGCGCGACCTGTACGACGCGGTGGCAGCCGCCCAGGCCGAGGCGCTGGCCGCCGTGCGACCGGGGGTGCCCTGCGAGGAGATCGACCGCGTCGGGCGGGCGCGCATCGCCCACGCCGGCTACGGTGACGCCTTCGTGCACCGGATCGGCCACGGCATCGGCATCGAGGCGCACGAGGACCCCTACCTCGTCGCGGGGAACCGCTCGCCGCTTCGCGCCGGCCACGCGTTCTCCGTCGAGCCCGGGATCTACCTCGCCGGCCGCCTCGGGGTGCGCATCGAGGACGTCGTCCTCGTCGCCGAGGACGGGGCACGCCTGTGCAGCTCGGCGGACCGCTCCCTTCGCGTCGTGGAGGCCTGAGGTCGTGGACCTCGGGCTGGCGGGACGGGTCGCGATCGTCGCTGCCTCGTCGCGTGGGCTCGGCCGGGCGGCCGCCGAGGCGCTGGCTGCCGAGGGGGCGCGCCTCGTCGTGAGCGGGCGGGACGAGGCGTCCCTCGCGACGGCGCGCGCCGAGCTCGAGGCGAGCGGGGCCGAGGTGGTGGCGCTCGCCGGCGACGTCGCCGCCCGGGGGACGCCCGAGCGCCTCGTCGAGGCAGCCCTCGAGTCCTACGGGCGTCTCGACGTCGTCGTGGCGAACGCCGGGGGCCCGCGCGCCGGGCACGCCCTCGAGGTGAGCGACGAGGAGCTCCTCGCCGCGTTCGAGGCCAACGCGCTGAGCGCCATCCGCCTCGTGCGCGCCGCGCTCCCGCACCTTCGCGCCCAGCGCTTCGGCCGGATCTGCTGCATCGCCTCCTACTCGGTCGTCCAGCCGATCCCGATGCTCGCCCTGTCCAACACGGCGCGCACCGCGCTGTGGGCCTACGTCAAGACGGCCGCGCACGACCTGCGCGGGAGCGGGGTGACGATCAACCTCGCCTGTCCGGGCGTGCACGCCACCGAGCGCATCGTCGAGCTCGGCCTCGCCGGCGACCAGGCCGGCTCGCCGGCCGACTTCGGCCAGGTCGTCGCCTTCCTCTGCTCGGTGCAGGCCAGCTTCGTCTCCGGCGCGGCCATCGTCGTCGACGGCGGCGAGTCGCTCGCCCTCTAGCCGAGGCCCGACCGTGGTCGGGGCGTGCCGGCACTAGCCTCCGAGCCGTGAGCCGCGCCCTGCGCCGTCCGGTCCCGGTCCCGCCGAGCCCGGTCCTCGTGATCGCGCTCGAGGGCTGGATCGACGCCGGCTTCGCCGCGGCGAGCGCCGTGGCGTCGCTCCTCGAGACCCTGGAGACGCAGCAGCTCGCCACGTTCGACTTCGCCGACCTCATCGACCAGCGGGCTCGTCGGCCCCGCCTTCGCATCGACGACGGGGTGCGCGGGCCGATCCGCTGGCCCGAGCCGGAGCTGCGCACCGGCAGCGACCGGCGAGGGGCCGGCCTGCTCCTCCTCGTCGGCCCGGAGCCCGACTTCCGGTGGCAGTCGTTCGCCGCCGAGGTCCGCGAGCTCGCGGTCGAGCTCGACGTCCGCCTCGTCGTCGGCCTCGGCGCCTTCCCGACGGCCGTGCCGCACACCCGGCCGATCCGGCTCACCTCGACGGCCTCGGACCCCACGCTCGCGGACCGGGTCGGCTTCATCGCCGGGTCGCTCGACGTGCCGGCAGGGATCGCGGACGTCATCGGCGAGGAGTGCACGCGCGCCGGGATCCCCTCGGTCGGCCTGTGGGCGCGCGTCCCGCACTACGTCGCCGGCATGCCGTACGCACCGGCGGCGCTCGCCCTCGTCGAGGGGCTCGCGGCGGTCGCCGGCCTCGACCTGCCGACGAGCAAGCTCGCCGAGGCCGCCGACGCAAGCCGCCGCCAGGTGGACGAGCTCATCGCCCAGTCCGAGGAGCACGCCGCGATGGTCCGCCAGCTCGAGGCGCAGCTCGACGCCGTCGAGGATCCCGGCCTCCACCTCGGGGGTCGCCTGCCCTCCGGCGACGAGATCGCCGCGGAGCTCGAGCGGTTCCTGCGCGGCGAGCGCTGAGGCCCGTGGCGCAGCGACCGGACGCGCCGGGCGCGGCCGCCATCTTCGACCTGGACGGACTGCTCGTCGACTCCGAGCCGTTCTGGCTGCGCGCCGAGCTCGAGGTCTTCGACCGGGCGGGGATCGACGTCCGCCCGCTCGTCGGCCGCGGGCACACCCTCGGGCTGCGCGTCGACGACGCCGTCGCCTTCTTCCGCTCCCGCCTCGGCTTCGCCGGTCCCTCCGACGCCGAGTTCGCCGCGCAGATCGTGGCGCGGGTCGTGGCGGCGATCGAGGAGGAGGGCGCGCTGCTGCCCGGTGCGCTCGACGCGCTCGACCTGCTCGAGTCCGCCGGGGTGCCGCTCGCCCTCGCCTCGGGCTCGGCTCCGCCGGTGATCGAGGCGGTCCTCGAGCGATTCTCGCTCGCCGGTCGCTTCGCCGCCGTGTGCTCCGCGGTCGACGAGGAGCACGGCAAGCCCCATCCCGCCGTCTTCCTGCGGGCGGCACGGCTGCTCGGGGTGGAGCCGACGCGCTGCGTCGTGCTCGAGGACGCCGTGAACGGCGTGGTGGCGGCGAAGGCGGCGCGCATGTCGGTGATCGCGGTGCCCGCCGAGCGCCATCGGGGCGATCGGCGCTACGCGCTCGCCGACCTCGTCCTCGACTCGCTCGAGCAGCTCGCCGATCCGGTTGCGCTCGCCCTCTTCGGGCTCGAGGGCGCGCCGGGCAGGGTGGCGCAGGCTAGCGCTCGCGGGTCGAGACGAGGTTGACGAGGCGCGGCGGCCGGGCGACGACGCGCGCTGGCTGACGGCCTCCGAGCGCCGCGACCACCCGCTGCGATCCGAGCGCCAGCGCGACCGCTGCCTGCTCGTCGATGGAGGCGTCGACCTCGAGACGATCGCGCACCTTGCCGTCCACCTGGACCACCATCGTGACGCGCTCGTCGCGCAGCAGCTCGGGGTCGGGGACGGGCCAGGGCTCGGCGTGGACGTGGCGGCCGGTGCGCCGCTCGTAGGCCTCCGCCGTGAGGTGGGGCGCCATCGGGGCGAGGAGCTTCAAGAGGGTGTCCACCGCCTCGCCGACGACTCCCTCGTCGGCGCCCTCCCGGCGGGCGCGGCCGATCGCGTTCGTCAGCTCCATGCACGTCGCCACGGCGGTGTTGAAGGCGTAGCGCTCGAGGTCCTCGGTGACCGAGGCGATGCTCCGGTGGACGAGGCGGCGCAGCGCCTCCCCGGCGGCCTCGCCGTCGTGGGCGGTCTGGGGGCCAGCGGTCCCGTGCTCGTCGTCCTCGCCGAGGGCGAGGCGCCACACCCGCCTCAGGTAGCGGGCGCAGCCGTCGATGATCTCGTCGGTCTGCTCGCCCCAGTCGATGTCCTCGACCGGCGGACCAGCGAAGAGGTGGAAGAGGCGTAGCGCGTCGGCGCCGACCCGCTCGAAGTACTCGTTCGGCGACACGACGTTGCCGCGCGACTTCGACATCGCCCGGCCGCCGAGGCGGATCATCCCCTGGCAGAACAGCTGGGCGAAGGGCTCGCGTATCTCGGCCGGGGCGAGGCCGAGGTCGGCGAGGGCGCGCGTGTAGAAGCGGGCGTAGAGCAGGTGCATGATGGCGTGGGTGATCCCGCCGATGTACTGGTCGACGGGCAGGAAGCGGCGGGCGGCCTCGACGTCGACCGGGACGTCCGTGCGCCAGGGCGCGCAGAAGCGTTCGAAGTACCACGACGAGTCGACGAAGGTGTCCATCGTGTCGGTCTCGCGCCGCGCCGGGCCGCCGCAGCGAGGGCAGGTCGCTCGGAGGAAGCGCTCGTGGTGGACGAGCGGCGACTCGCCGGTGGGCAGGAACTCGACGTCGAGCGGCAGCAGGACCGGGAGGTCCTCCTCGGGGACGGGGACGATCCCGTCGCGCTCGCAGTAGAGGACGGGGATGGGGCACCCCCAGTAGCGCTGGCGGGAGATGAGCCAGTCCCGCAGCCGGTACTGGACGGCGCGCTCGCCGACGCCCTCGGCCTCGAGCCAGGCGATGGCGCGCTCTTTCGCCTGGGCGACCGACAGGCCGTCGAGGAAGCCGCTGTTCACCTTGACGCCGTCGCCGGTCCACGCGCCGCCCTCGAAGCCCTCGGGTGGGGCGACCGTGCGCACGACGGGGAGCCCGTAGGCCATGGCGAACTCGAAGTCGCGCTGGTCCTCGGCGGGCACCGCCATGATCGCTCCGGTGCCGTAGCCGGCGAGGACGTAGTCGGCGACGTAGACCGGCACCTGCCGGCCGTTGAACGGGTTCGTGCAGTAGCTGCCGGTGAAGGCACCCCGCTTGTCGACCGGTCCCTCGGTCGACAGCCGGGCGATGTCGGACTCGGCGCGCGCGCGTGCGACGATCTCCTCGACGGCCTCGCGCTGGGCCGGGGTCGTGAGCCGGCCGACGAGCGGGTGCTCGGGCGCGAGGACGACGTAGGTCATGCCGAAGCCGGTGTCCGGTCGGGTGGTGAAGACCTCGACCGACAGGTCGGCCCCGACGACGGGCAGGCGGATGCGGGCCCCCTCGGAGCGACCGATCCAGTTGCGCTGCATCGTCTTCACGCGCTCTGGCCAGTCCAGGCCGTCGAGGGCGTCGAGGAGCTCGTCGGCGTAGCGCGTGATGGCGAGGAACCACTGCTCGAGCGAGCGGCGCTCGACGACGTCGCCGGAGCGCTCGCAGGTCCCGTCGGCGAGCACCTGCTCGTTCGCGAGCACCGTCTTGCAGCCGGGGCACCAGTTGACGGGGGCCTCCTTGCGGTAGGCGAGGCCGGCCTCGAGCATGCGCAGGAAGATCAGCTGGTTGAAGCGGATGTAGTCGGGGTCGTGGCTGCGGATCTCCCGCCGCCAGTCGTAGACGGCGCCGAGGCGCAGCACGCTCTGCTTCAGCTCGGCGATGCGCGCCTCGGTGTACTCGAGCGGGTGGCGCGCGCCGCCCTTGATCGCCGCGTTCTCCGCCGGCAGCCCGAAGGAGTCGAAGCCGAAGGGGGAGAGCACCCCGTAGCCGAGCATGGTCCGGTAGCGGACGAGGACGTCGCCGAGCGTGTAGTTGCGGATGTGGCCCTGGTGGGCGGGACCGCTCGGGTAGGGGTACATGCACAGCACGTAGTAGGGCTCGCGCGGGTCGTCGTCGTCGATCTCGTAGGTGCCCCACTCGGCCCAGCGCGCCTGCCAGCGCGGCTCCACCTTGGCGAAGTCGTAGGGCGTGGCCACGGCCACAGGTTAGTGAGCCACGCGCGAGCGCCCCAGCTCGGGCGGCCGAGCGAGGGACCGGAGGGTCGGTGGTAAGGTGGCCGGGTCTCCCGGGGGCGTAGCTCAGCTGGTAGAGCGCTTGACTGGCAGTCAAGAGGTTCGGGGGTTCGAGTCCCCTCGCCTCCACCGAAAATCGCAGGTCAGCGCCCTACAAGCCTCCGGTGACAAGCGATGACGGGGCCGGATGTCAGTGAAAAGTCACCGCTCAGCGGAGCAGGCTCGCGCTGAGCCGCTCGCCCGCCTCTTGGGCCATGTTCGGGAGCAGGTGGGCGTAGCCGGCGAGGGTGATGGTCGGGTTCGCGTGGCCAAGCATCTCGCTCACGATCTTCACTGGGACCCCGTTGGCGAGCATGAGGCTCGCGGCCGTGTGGCGTAGGTCGTGGAACCGCACGCGGGGGAGCCCCGCGGCCCGCACGAGCGCGTGGAAGCGCGACGACACCCAATCGGGGGAGAGCGGCTCGCGCAACGTGTCGCAGAAGCAGAAGACGTAATCGGTCGCTGCCCACGCTTCACCGGCGCGAAGGCGCTCCTCCAGCTGGCGCCAGCGATGCGTGCGAAGCATACCCACGAGCGCGTCGTCAAGCCCGAGTTCGACAGTTGCTGGACACACACGACGCCAACGAGGGCCTTGACCAGGAGCGACGCGAGGAGCCCGGCGGGCGTGTAGTGCCTAGGCCGAACGTGCAGTCCGTCGGCGGGGCCGCGGAGCGGTCTCGTGCTCGACGAGCAGTGGCGGCTCGCGCAGCTCGAGGGCACGTAGGATCTCGCGCTGGCGTGGGGTGGTCTCGGTGCGCTGGACGACGCGTCCGGCAGGTCTGGAGAACTCACCGAGGTGCATGCGCTCGAGCTCGCGCCGGACGTTGCGCCACGTATCACCGGTCGCCCGCTTGATCACGCGGACCAACATGAGCGCCAAGAAGCACACGGCCGTGGAGACGCCCTCGTCGAGCTCGGCGAACTGGACCCCGAGCTCGCGCTTCAATGGAGCCACGGCCATACGGCCG includes:
- the lipA gene encoding lipoyl synthase; this encodes MATALRVRVLGRVEYREALALQHALHRRRGEDYLLLLEHPHVYTLGVRARREHVLVPPDELGGELVRADRGGDVTYHGPGQLVGYPIVDVPLGPAAVPSFVHGVEHLVIEALRRLGLDDVGRIEGLPGVWVAPASPAARKVCAVGVRVSRGRSMHGFALNVDPDLSMFERIVPCGLAGRPVTSLAAEGVRASMADVVDAVVEAAATSLPAASTPRRQVERQDCAPARAAEPEVHATGPARPLERRLARAGVDSRRALPLGSRKPSYLRVEARLGPEYLGLRSTLRGLSLTTVCEEAGCPNIYECWAEGTATFMINGERCTRACGFCLVDTRRPGPLDPEEPEHVAAAVERLRLAHAVVTAVARDDLDDGGATAFAETIAAIRRRCPSTSVEVLIPDCKGREEALRTIFDAAPDVLNHNLETVLRLQRAIRPSASYARSLALLARAKAAGLTTKSGLILGMGETDAEVLGALADLASVGVDIVTLGQYLRPSAAHVPVARFVPPEGFEALAAEARAMGFRHVEASPLTRSSYHARRAAAAVAAAQPAAIRPA
- a CDS encoding aminopeptidase P family protein → MDGALPDPARLRAQRLAAVRDAMASVGVDALCCTGGADLAWLTGYEATALERPTVLVVERDGAATLVVPALEAPRVGEDPRLFRLAPWRDGDDPVTLVADLLRAAGDVAVSDTARAGFLLALEAALPQVRWRAASSITGPLRAVKDARELAALEAAGAAADEVAKALVAGEIPLLGRTESEVAAEIGRRLLEVGHAAVNFAIVGSGPNAASPHHEPGRRRIGPGETVVCDFGGTFRLDGDVGYCSDVTRTVVTGEPTGELRDLYDAVAAAQAEALAAVRPGVPCEEIDRVGRARIAHAGYGDAFVHRIGHGIGIEAHEDPYLVAGNRSPLRAGHAFSVEPGIYLAGRLGVRIEDVVLVAEDGARLCSSADRSLRVVEA
- a CDS encoding SDR family oxidoreductase is translated as MDLGLAGRVAIVAASSRGLGRAAAEALAAEGARLVVSGRDEASLATARAELEASGAEVVALAGDVAARGTPERLVEAALESYGRLDVVVANAGGPRAGHALEVSDEELLAAFEANALSAIRLVRAALPHLRAQRFGRICCIASYSVVQPIPMLALSNTARTALWAYVKTAAHDLRGSGVTINLACPGVHATERIVELGLAGDQAGSPADFGQVVAFLCSVQASFVSGAAIVVDGGESLAL
- a CDS encoding PAC2 family protein translates to MSRALRRPVPVPPSPVLVIALEGWIDAGFAAASAVASLLETLETQQLATFDFADLIDQRARRPRLRIDDGVRGPIRWPEPELRTGSDRRGAGLLLLVGPEPDFRWQSFAAEVRELAVELDVRLVVGLGAFPTAVPHTRPIRLTSTASDPTLADRVGFIAGSLDVPAGIADVIGEECTRAGIPSVGLWARVPHYVAGMPYAPAALALVEGLAAVAGLDLPTSKLAEAADASRRQVDELIAQSEEHAAMVRQLEAQLDAVEDPGLHLGGRLPSGDEIAAELERFLRGER
- the hxpB gene encoding hexitol phosphatase HxpB, whose protein sequence is MAQRPDAPGAAAIFDLDGLLVDSEPFWLRAELEVFDRAGIDVRPLVGRGHTLGLRVDDAVAFFRSRLGFAGPSDAEFAAQIVARVVAAIEEEGALLPGALDALDLLESAGVPLALASGSAPPVIEAVLERFSLAGRFAAVCSAVDEEHGKPHPAVFLRAARLLGVEPTRCVVLEDAVNGVVAAKAARMSVIAVPAERHRGDRRYALADLVLDSLEQLADPVALALFGLEGAPGRVAQASARGSRRG
- the leuS gene encoding leucine--tRNA ligase gives rise to the protein MATPYDFAKVEPRWQARWAEWGTYEIDDDDPREPYYVLCMYPYPSGPAHQGHIRNYTLGDVLVRYRTMLGYGVLSPFGFDSFGLPAENAAIKGGARHPLEYTEARIAELKQSVLRLGAVYDWRREIRSHDPDYIRFNQLIFLRMLEAGLAYRKEAPVNWCPGCKTVLANEQVLADGTCERSGDVVERRSLEQWFLAITRYADELLDALDGLDWPERVKTMQRNWIGRSEGARIRLPVVGADLSVEVFTTRPDTGFGMTYVVLAPEHPLVGRLTTPAQREAVEEIVARARAESDIARLSTEGPVDKRGAFTGSYCTNPFNGRQVPVYVADYVLAGYGTGAIMAVPAEDQRDFEFAMAYGLPVVRTVAPPEGFEGGAWTGDGVKVNSGFLDGLSVAQAKERAIAWLEAEGVGERAVQYRLRDWLISRQRYWGCPIPVLYCERDGIVPVPEEDLPVLLPLDVEFLPTGESPLVHHERFLRATCPRCGGPARRETDTMDTFVDSSWYFERFCAPWRTDVPVDVEAARRFLPVDQYIGGITHAIMHLLYARFYTRALADLGLAPAEIREPFAQLFCQGMIRLGGRAMSKSRGNVVSPNEYFERVGADALRLFHLFAGPPVEDIDWGEQTDEIIDGCARYLRRVWRLALGEDDEHGTAGPQTAHDGEAAGEALRRLVHRSIASVTEDLERYAFNTAVATCMELTNAIGRARREGADEGVVGEAVDTLLKLLAPMAPHLTAEAYERRTGRHVHAEPWPVPDPELLRDERVTMVVQVDGKVRDRLEVDASIDEQAAVALALGSQRVVAALGGRQPARVVARPPRLVNLVSTRER
- a CDS encoding tyrosine-type recombinase/integrase, producing MLRTHRWRQLEERLRAGEAWAATDYVFCFCDTLREPLSPDWVSSRFHALVRAAGLPRVRFHDLRHTAASLMLANGVPVKIVSEMLGHANPTITLAGYAHLLPNMAQEAGERLSASLLR